The Caloenas nicobarica isolate bCalNic1 chromosome 33, bCalNic1.hap1, whole genome shotgun sequence genome contains the following window.
GCTCAGAACGCGCCCTGCTCATCAGAATTAAAGGAATATAcattaaaaagcctttttttttcgCCGTTTCCGCAGGAAAACCCCGTGTCGGGCCGCAAAGCCGACGTCATCAAGGCGGCTCATCTCTGCGCCGAAGCCGCGCTGCGCTTGGTAAAGCCCGGGAACCAGGTGAGCACGTCCGGGCCGGGGGGTTCGAGCGCGGGTTTTGCATTTTGTCGAAATAAAAACGTGTGGTTTCGCCCGGGAAGAATCTCCCGGTGACGTGGGGAATCTGAAGCGGCTGTTGCTTCTGTCACCAGCGCTCGCTCGTGTGACGGCGGCTCCGGCCTCCGCTCAGCGGGATTAAAAACAGGAGCATGACGCCGCTGCTCCTTTTTTGGGAGGTTAAAAGCCCGGCCTGTTTTATCCAGTTAACAAAAACCGTTGTGCTCGCGGCTTGGATTTTGCGTCCCTGACGTGTTTTCCTGTGCTCTTGGTGCAGAACACACAAGTGACAGACGCATGGAACAAAATCGCCCACTCGTTTCACTGCACGCCCATCGAAGGTGAGGATGGGGCAGCGCCGGTTTGGGGAGCGGGACTCGCGTCCCTCATCCTAGACCCCGATTCGAACCGCAGGACGGAAGGGAAAAGTGCCGCAAACCCcccagaataaataaaaatccccTTTGGGTGCCGAACAGCTGCGGCGCTGGGGGAAAGACTGGAAGTTTCCGCTAATTTTGCGGCTTTCAAACGCGTCGCATGTGCCTGCGGGTCCATCTCGGCCCCGTTACGCCGCCCGAAAGGCGTTAACACTTCTCCTCTCGCGGCAGGGATGCTGTCACACCAGCTGAAGCAGCACGTGATCGACGGGGAGAAAACCATCATCCAGAACCCCACAGACCAGCAGAAGTGAGTTCCAGGTCCCATTGTCGCCCCGTTCCTCACCGAGGGGTCGCGGTTTAATTTTACCGGCGCTCATGTCGCTCCCCACACGGCCTCTTTCCCAAAATCCAACCCCGTACGGTGAATGTAAAGCTCGTTAACCCGCTGGACGATGATTCCTCATTCTCGACTCActggctttttttatttttcatccagGAAGGACCAcgaaaaagcagaatttgaggTCCACGAAGTTTACGCCGTCGACGTTCTCGTCAGCAGCGGCGAGGGAAAGGTGAGCACGATCGGAACGGCCGCGTTTCGGCACAGCCGGTGCTCGCAGCTGCCGCTTCCAGCCGGTGAACACTCGTCACCGGGGTATCGCCGCGTCTTTTCAAGCGGAGCTTTCTCCACCCGAAACATTAAAGTGGATTTTTACGGCGTCCAAGTAACGCTAGTCCTCGCCCAAGTCGCCCCGGCGCCGCTTTCCTGCCCTCTCAGCGAATAATTTTGCGTTTTCAGGCGAAGGACGCGGGTCAGAGAACCACGATTTACAAAAGGGACCCCTCCAAACAGTACGGCCTGAAGATGAAAACCTCCCGTGCCTTTTTCAGCGAGGTGGAGAGGCGCTTCGACACCATGCCGTTCACTCTCAGGTACGCACTCTCGTTCCCCGCGTGGGAGCCGACGCCAAAACCGACTCGACCTCCCCGTCCCCGAGGAGGAGGCGGATTTCGCCGCGTTCCGTCAGGGTTTGCGGGATTTGAGTGGGCGCAGGAAGGACGTTGGGGCTTAGGCAGGAATCCCGCGGCAGGTGGGGAGCCGGGAATCGCgtttaaaattaaaacccagccgggggggAAGCGGCGTCAGGCGATCCGTTGTCAAACTAAGGAAACAACGTTCGCTTTTCATCCTTAAATCCCCTTTTCCGCTCTCCGGGGGTGAATAATGTCCCCAACCTCGACGCTGGGGATGGTTCCGAGAGCCGCGGGGTTGGAATGTGGCTCAGAGGCGGTCGCGTCTCCTCCGCAGGGCGTTTGAGGACGAGAAGAAGGCGAGGATGGGGGTGGTGGAATGCGCCAAGCacgagctgctccagcccttcaACGTCCTCTACGAGAAGGAAGgtgagcagaagcagctcccACGAGGTGTTTTTGGGGCCGGAACGTGGTCGGAAACGCCCGTCTCTGTCTCGCAGGGGAGTTCGTCGCTCAGTTCAAGTTCACGGTGCTGTTGATGCCCAACGGCCCCATGCGGATAACGAGCGGCCCCTTCGAGCCCGAGCTCTACAAGTCGGAGTTTGAGGTGCAGGACGGGGAGCTGAAGGTTGgtttaaagataaaaatcatcATAAATATCATAATCATAAACCATAAGTAGCGTACGGCACAGGTCAGCCCGTCTTCGGGAAGTAAATCTGGGGCTGAGTTTAGAAAAGGATGAGATTTGCTTAAAACCAGCCTAATTTGAGCGGCTGGATAACGACGCTCATCACAAAAACAAGTCGGTTTTCGAGCTTCTTATGTTTCCTCCCCGTCTCCAGGCCCTGCTACAAAGTTCTGCGAGCCGGAAGacccagaaaaagaagaaaaagaaggtaaTTTGACGGCGTTTTGCGGGGATTAGCGACACGTTATCTCTCGGGATTTTAAGCCGGGATCTCATCGGGTTTTTGTCCCCAGGCCTCCAAGAACGCAGAAAATGCCACCACGGGAGAGACGGCGGAGGAGAACGAGGCCGGCGACTGAGCAGCTCCCGCGTAGCACCCGATTCACACACActtgcccccttttttttttttttcttcccccccacccacccccaaaaaaacaccccacaaaaaaaaccccgacCAGAAGCAAAAGAATCTGGTACCGTTTGTCTCTTACGACCAAACCACGGCCAGGCTGGACCTTCTCGCTGCCACCACCCAGCCCCGAGGGGGAGGATTTTCTCAGCCGCTTcagacttcttaaaaaaaaaaaaacccgaaagaaatgggggaaaaaaaaataaaatcaggagtAAAAGCTGATCTAGATCCTCTTTCGAACCTTTTACACGACCCAGACTTGTTGAAGAGGCGAAATAACCCGGtgagagcagagagctgctggtttcttcttcctcttggctttttttttttttttaatttctccttttacGGATTTGAACGGGGGACAAAAAAAACCGAAACCAAACAGCTGATTGCGGCCCAGATACGGTACAAGGGGAGCAGCCTCGTTTTGCGGACGTACACttaaaattgggaaaaaaaataccaaattttATCCCCTTCCCACCCCGTGAGACTCTTGTCACCTCCATCCCGTCTCTGCCTTGATTTACATATAAACGCTTTATTTTTTAACGCGGCGGCGAGCTCGTTTTTAAACCCGAACTTCCTCGGGATGACCGTTTGTTAATTCCGTTTTTAATTAATTGCTCGTTatcccggggccgggggggggcggtTTTTGGGCTGGTCCGTGTGCGGCGGTGACGGGGAAACGGAGCCCGGCGGGGGGTGTCGCTCTTTTATAGTCGctcttttttaagaaaaaaaaataataagaaaaaaaagaaattggtgACGAGTCTCCGGTTCTTCCCCCACCGAattcggggaaaaaaaaccaaccttcCCCTTTAACAAGTCGCTTCCTCGCCAAGATCTGGGTTTTCCACCCCAAAACTCCAAAAATTACCAAAgtcaataaaagaaaataaactatttttttttttttctgtgaatttttccatttctgctcctgtttcGAGCCCCGTGGGACGGacggggggtcctgggggggtctcTGAGGAACATTTTTTAGCgttttaggggttttttcaGCAATATTGTGCCCACGGTGGGACGGGGGCAGAGCCCGCGACGCGGATTTATAAACCCCGGAGACTCGCTGGGGGgggtttatttaattttctatttttacattaaacttGATACAAGAATCAAAAACTCCGACGAGGGGAAACTCCTGAGGGAAGAACTCTGTAACCGATTTGGGGcggttttttggtttatttttccgAATAAACTTGACTAGTGACATCTCTGTGGCCAAAGGAACGGCTCTGCTCcttggggcggggcggggggaaccGGGGGGGGGAACCGGGACGGGGGAACCGGGGCCGCCCCGTTTGCCGCCAccgggcccggggccgccggggcctCTCCGCAAaatggcggcgggcgggcgaACTACAACTCCCGTCATGCCCTGGGGAGCGGGACTACAATTCCCGTCATGCCCCGGGGAGCGGGGACTACAGCTCCCGTCGTGCCCCGCCCcgcggggggcgtggccaaggGCGCTAGGGTATAAATAGGCCCCGGCGGGCGGCCGAAGCCTCTCTGGGCTGTCGCTGCCGCCATCTTTCGGGCCCGCCGCCACCGGCCGCCTCCATCCGCCGCCatcccccgccgccgcccgcccgccgggaCTGAGCGCGGCGCCTCCGCACCGCCATGAGGGCCAAGGTGAGTGGCGGGGAGCGGCCGATGGCGCTTCATCCGCCCGCTGGGGGGTCGCGGTAACGGCCGGGGGGGCGCGCAGTGACCCGGGGGAGGGGGTCCCGGTGCACCGGGGATGGTTGCGGTGGGCGGGGGGTCGGTTTGGAAGCCGCGGGACTGGTACCGGCATTAACGGAGCcccctcctctcttctccccccGCAGTGGCGCAAGAAGCGAATGCGCAGGTACGTGgggcccccccggggccgcccccccggcccggcccggcctccccgctccccgcggggcggccccggggcctGAGCGCCGCTCTGTCCCGCAGGCTGAAGCgcaagaggaggaagatgaggcaAAGGTCCAAGTagcccccgccgcggggccgccgccggaGCCACGTTCCCGGTGCCGGGGACACGTCCCGGTGCCGCCCGGGGGGAGGGGGTCCGCTGCGCCGGGCCGGGTGTGCGCGCTGTGGCGGCCGCTGTGCCGCGAATAAACGTGGTTTTTGTTGGGACACGGTGTGGTCGGTTCCTCCGGGAGAGGGTTGCGGGGGGACGCTCGGTACCGGGAGCACCGGGCGGCGCTGGGGCGGGCCCGaaccccgcggggccggggagggccGGGGGTGCCGGTGCGGCGGACGGAGCGCCCGGAAGCGGCGGATTATTCACGAAGCGTCACGGTAACGGAACAGGCGGGAGGAATAACGGCGGCTCCTTCCGGGTTGCCCCGGAAGCACCATAGAGCACTTCCTGCCCCGACGCAGAGCGGCGGCCGGAAGGGGCCGCTCATTGTTGGCGCTGGAGGACCCGCGAGGAGCCCGCGAGCGGGTGAGTGCGGGAACGGGCCGCACCGGGGCCGCtcgggccgcgccgcccccgggaggagccgccgctccgccgccccgcgcccgcgcCGGCCTCCCCCGCCCTGGGCCGAAGCGCCGCCGAGGCCTCCCCGCCGGGCCTGCCGCGGGCCTGCGGGGCGGTTGCCATGGAGACAcggcggggggggcgccccCGGTACGGCGGGGCCGTCACGGGCCGCGGGgtgggggcagcggggcccggCGGCGCGTTTGTCCCTCCGGCCGGCGGAGCGGCCATGGGGGGGCCCCCCCCCGTCACCCCGTCACGGTTCGGGCACCGGGACGGGGTTCGTGTGTCCGGTGCTTCCCCCCCGCGCTGAccccgctccctccctcccgcagAGCCCGCGGTGGCGGCGGCCAACATGCCGGACCGGGAGAGCTACAACACCGGCAGCAGCGGCGACGAGGTGGACGCCACGGCCGACGACATCTGCCGCGACTTCCTGCGCAACGTCTGCAAGCGCGGCAAGCGCTGCCGGTTCCGCCACCCCGACATCAGCGAGGTCACCAACCTGGGCGTGCGCAAGAACGAGTTCATCTTCTGCCACGACTTCCAGAACAAGGAGTGCGTCCGCCTCAACTGCCGCTTCATCCACGGCACCAAGGAGGACGAGGACTGCTACAAGAAGACTGGGGAGCTCCCCCCGCGCCTGCGGCAGAAAGTGGCCGCCGGGCTGGGCCTCTCGCCCGCCGACCTGCCCAACAGCAAGGAGGAGGTGCCCATCTGCAGGGACTTCTTGAAGGGCGACTGCCAGCGCGGTGCCAAGTGCAAGTTCCAGCACCTGCAGCGGGACTACGAGTACGAGGCGCGGGGCATGGCCGCCCGTGAGCAGGGCATCGtccccgccggccgccgctACGACGCCTACGACGCCATTTACGACCCCGACCGCTACGACGACCACGAGCCGGTGCTGAAGCGGCGGCGGGCGGACGGGCTGCACTTTGAGACGTACGAGTACAGCTTCGGCGGCCCGCGCGGCGTGGAGTAccggctgctggaggaggagaacaTGATGCTGCGCAAGCGCGTGGAGGACCTCAAGAAGCAGGTGAACAACCTCCTGGCCACCAAcgaggtgctgctggagcagaacgCCCAGTTCCGCAACCAGGCCAAGGTGATGACGCTCAGCTCCACGCCCGCGGCCACCGAGCAGACTCTGGCCCCCACCGTGGGCACCGTCACCAACTACAACCACAGCATTGCGCAGACCCACACCACGCTCAGCAGCCAGGCCCTGCAGCCCCGCCCCGTCTCCCAGCAGGATTTGGTGGCCCCCGCCGGCGCCCaggccgccccccccgccaaCGCCGCGCCCCCCATGAACCCCGAGATCACCCCGCTCTCGGCCGCGCTGGCGCAGACCATCGCGCAGGGCATGGCCCCCCCCGTGTCCATGGCGCCGGTGGCCGTGTCGGTGGCGCCGGTGGCCGTGTCCATGGCGCAGCCGCTGGGGGGGATCACCATGAGCCACGCCACCACCCCCATGGTCACGTACCCCATCGCCTCGCAGAGCATGCGCATCACGGCCATGCCGCACTGACCCCCCCCGGCATGGGGGAAGGACAGACGAACGGGGAGACCCTCCCGGCCTGCGGACGGTGCTGGCGGCTCCGGTGCGGGAGCTGGGGGTCGCGGTGACTCCCCCCGCCCAGGGCTTTGTGCCTCGGTTCGGATTAGGGGGGATTGGTAAAACCTCCCCggtgggggggtttggggctgccCCCCCAGAGCCCTTCTACAGACATGGACGTGGCTGCCCCCGGTATGGACACGGGCCCCCCGGTATGGACACGGGCTCCCCGTGCCGGGGCTGTGTCCCGGTGTGGGGGGGCAACACCGGGGCCGTGGCCCCCCTGGGGGCCCTGTAATGTTTTCAactattaaaaaacaaccaaaaaaaaaaagtaaatagcgATCGCTTTCCCGCCTCCTGGAACCGCCGCGACGCtcccgggggtgggggggggaccCCGGTGGACCGGGTGGGGCGGGAGGCGGCGTCGCCGCTCCCGGGACTGTTCTGGGTGGCGGGGCCACGTGACCCGCGCCGAGAGGTCCCGCCCACCCCACTCACAGCCACGCCCCCTCCGGCTCCACCCAATGGCGCACCGCGGGGCGTGGCCTCTCCCACAGGGCCCCGCCCAGTGCGGCGGGGGGGGCGTGGTTCCGGGCTGGCGGCTGGCCAATCGGCGGCGGGGCGTGGCTCCCTGCTGGCGGGCAGCCAATAGACGGCGGGGGGGGTGTGGTTCAGGGCTGGCGGGCTGCCAATAGGCGGCGGGGGGCGTGGTTCCGCGCTGGCGGGCGGCCAATaagcggcggggcggggctccgggcgcggcagcggcggcggcggcggcgggaggatggagcggcggggcccggggctgGCGGCGCTGGGCGCGCTGGGCCGGCGGCTGCTCTGGGCGCTGCCCGCCTACGCcgcggggctgctggggctgggggcgggcgcgctgctgctggcactggcGCTTTACGCCggttggcggcggcggcggcgagaCCGGGAGCGCGGGTTGCGCTTGGCCGCCCGCCTGCAGAGCGACGAGGAGGCCGCCGTGcgcgcagccgccgccgggCTGGGCGCGGCCCGCGGGGAGCTGCCGGCATGGGTAAGCGGGTGGCCGCCCGCCGCGCTGCGCCGTTATCCCCGGCGGCGGCAACGGGACCGGCTCGGGATCCCCCGCCACCGGTGGGACCGGCCGCCCCAAGCCCGTGTCAGTGGCTCCGGGCCGTGGGTACCCCCGGTTGCCGCACTGCGGTCCGCGCCCGCGATTCCTGCCGGTGGGATCCCCGGGCCGGGCGGACCCGACCGGCTGCACCGCGGCCCCCGCTTGGGCTTCCCCGGCCGGGCGGGATCCCCGGGACCGGGCTCATCCCCGCCAGCTGCTCCCCGCACCCGCTTGGGCTTCCCCGGCGTTCCCCCCATcaccgctccgctccccgctgCACCGAGCCCCGCTTGAACTTCCCGGACCCCCGGGACCGGGACCCTTCTGCACCGCAACCCCCGCTCCACCGAGGTGTCCCCGAGGGGGGGTCCCCCCTGCCTGGCCCCCCGCAGTGAGGTGACACCCCCGGGAACCGCCCGGGGCCTTCCGGCCGCACCGGGGCTGGGCCGTGACTCACCGGGCCCGGGGGGGCCGTTTCCTGCCCGGCCGCGGGCTGGGGCGGGCGCGGAggggccgggacccccccccacaGTGGTGCCGAGGGACCGGGATCCCCCTTCTCGTGCCCTCCCCCCCACCACTGGGACCCCCGGGAACGGCCACAACGGGGCCGGACTTGGCAGCGGGGCCGGAGCTGCCGCCAGATGTTGGTCACagctgcgggggggggggggggggtgggacaCCGTGTCCCGACCCCCGGCTGCCACTGTCCCACCCCGAGCCGGTCCCCGCGGGGGTCCCAccgggaaactgaggcacggggctGGGTGGGGCCGTTGCGCAGGAAAAGAACCCGCGGTTTCGCTTCCTCCCCCGCCCATGTTCGGTGGAACCGCCCCCGCCGGCCTCATGACACCCCCCGATCTCACAACACCCCCCCCGACCTCACGATACCCCCCACCTCACAACACCCCGGGCCCGTCTGCCCGCAGGTGAGCTTCCCAGATGTGGAGAGGGCAGAATGGCTGAACAAGGTgaggtgtctgtctgtccatccatcactctatccctccatccatccctgcatccctccatccatccatcactCTATtcctccacccctccctgcatccctccctgcatcccttccTCCATCGCTCCCTCCATCCATCGTTccatccatccctgcatccctccatccctccctgcatCTATCGCTCTatccctccctgcatccctctgtCCCTTCCTCCATCGCTCCCTCCATCCATCGTTccatccatccctgcatccctccatccctccctgcatCTATCGCTCTatccctccctgcatccctctgtCCCTTCCTCCATCGCTCCCTCCATCCATCgttccatccatccctccatcgctccctccctgcatccctccatccatccattgCTCCCTCCATCCATCGTTCCATCCCTCCCTGTATCCCTCCACCCATCCCTCCATCCAGCCCTGCATCTATCACTCTAtccctccctccatccatcGCTCCCTCCATCCATCGTTCCATCCATCTCCGCATCCCTCCCTGTATCCCTCCATCCATCGCTCCCTCCATCCATCGCTCCCTCCATCCATCGCTCCCTCCATCCATTGCTCTCTCCATCCATCGCTCCCtccatctgtctgtccctcCGTCCGCCCGTCCGGCCGCGCAGGTGCTGGCCCAGGCCTGGCCCTTCTTCGGGCGGTACatggagaagctgctggtggAGAAGGTGGCCCCGTCCATCCGTGCATCCAACACCCACCTCCAGACTTTCACCTTCACCAAGGTGGACATGGGCGAGAAGGtagggctgtccccaggcctgggggtgtccccccccccgccacacCCCCCCCCGCtcaccgctgccccccccgcagcCGCTCCGTATcctgggggtcagggctcaCCCCGGCGCCCACAAGCAGCAGATCCTGCTGGACCTCAACATCAGGTGAGCGGCCGAAGGCGCCAGGTCTCggctggggtgtcccccagcagctgccggAGCCCCCCCTcgctgggggggggggtcgtGGTGGACACCCCCCCCCCTCAACCACCGCGTCCCATCTCCACAGCTACGTGGGTGATGTCCAGATTGACGTGGAGGTGAAGAAGTTCTTCTGCAAGGCGGGGGTGAAGGGCATGCAGGTGAGGGGGGGGCCGCGCGGAGCTGTCGGGGTGGGGGCCGTGGCCGTGGGGGGGGTCACATCTCAGCGATGCTCCCCCCAGCTCCACGGGATGCTGCGGATCATCCTGGAGCCCCTCGTGGGGGATGTGCCCATCGTGGGGGCCCTCACCATGTTCTTCATCCGGCGCCCGGTgagtgtcccccccaccccgggaccAGCAGCCCCCCCCAGGCAGGATGGGGCTGGGTCCATCCCCCCCATATCTGACCCCAATCCCCACCCCCCAAGACTTTGGACATCAACTGGACGGGGATGACCAACCTGCTGGACATCCCGGGGCTCAGGTGAGGCTGCGgggtccccccacccctcaAAACTGCGCCGCCCGTGGCCCCCCCATGACcgtgccccccccaccccagctccaTGTCGGACACCATGATCATGGACACCATCGCCTCCTACCTCGTCCTGCCCAACCGCCTCCTGGTGCCGCTGCTGCCCGACCTGCCCGAGGCTGCACAGCTGCGCTGCCCCCTGCCCCGGGTAAGGGCTgcgggggggtcctgggggggtttgggggtgtccctccccccccgccccgcctggCTGACCCCGCGCCCCCCGTTTGCAGGGGGTGGTGCGGGTGCATCTCCGGGGCGCCCGGGACCTGCGGGCCAAGGACCGGTTCAtgggggggctggtggggggcAAGTCGGACCCCTACGCCGTCCTGCGCGTGGGCACCCAGGTTGTCACCAGCCGCGTCATCGACGACAACCTCAACCCCACCTGGGACGAGGTCTATGAGGTGAGACCCCCCCTCCCGACCTCGGGGAcacccccagagctgctgcagttcttggggggcacagggaccctcccagtgtccccagtgggGCTGTGAGGGCAGGAGGACCCCAAGCTGGGCAGGGGGACCCGGTGACACCCCAACCTGGttgtgctgggcagggggaccCCAGTGACACCCCAACCTGGttgtgctgggcagggggaccCGGTGACACCCCAACCTGGttgtgctgggcagggggaccCCAGTGACACCCCAACCTGGTTGTGCTTGGCAGGGGGACCCCAGTGACACCCCAACCTGGTTGTGCTGTCAAGGGGGACCCCAATGACACCCCAACCTGGttgtgctgggcagggggaccCCAGTGACACCCCAACCTGGTTGTGCTTGGCAGGGGGACCCCAATGACACCCCAACCTGGTTGTGCTTGGCAGGGGGACCCGGTGACACCCCAACCTGGttgtgctgggcagggggaccCCAATGACACCGCAACCTGGttgtgctgggcagggggaccCGGTGACACCCCAACCTGGttgtgctgggcagggggaccCCAATGACACCCCAACCTGGttgtgctgggcagggggacccccccgtgtgtccccccccactGACTGTGTCCCCAGTTCATCGTGCACGAGGTGCCgggacaggagctggaggtCGAGCTGCTGGACAAGGACCCCGACCAGGACGATCTCCTGGGCAGGTGGGGGGGCTGGCGGCTGCGGGGGGGGTTGGCAGGTTGGGGGCggctgctgcccccccagccccataactcACGgtctctccccccaccccaggatGAAGGTGGATTTGGGGGAGGTGCTGAAGGCGCaggtgctggaggaggtgggtgctgggggggccgTGCTGAcccccctggggctggggcggggggcgTGCTGATccctttggggctgggggggggggcgtgcTGATccctttggggctgggggggccgtGCTGAGCActctggggtgctgggggggctgggggtccgTGCAGAcctctatggggctggggggttatGCTGACCCATAGGGGGTACtaggggggctgggggggccgtGCTGACccctttggggctgggggggctgtgctgacCCCtatggggggctgggggggctggaggtCTGTGCTGAcctctatggggctggggggtcatGCTGACCCCTGTGGGGTGCTAGTGGGGCTGAGGGGGGGTCATGCTGACCCCtatggggggctgggggggccgtGCTGACCcctctggggctgggggcgggggcGTGCTGATCCCTTTGGGGCGGGGGCGCTGTGCTGACCCCtatggggggctgggggggctgggggtctgTGCTGAcctctatggggctggggggtcatGCTGACCCCTGTGGGGTGCtagtggggctggggggggtcatGCTGACCTCtatggggggctgggggggtcgtGCTGACccctatggggctggggggtcatGCTGA
Protein-coding sequences here:
- the PA2G4 gene encoding proliferation-associated protein 2G4 gives rise to the protein MSGEEEAAELTIAEDLVVTKYKMGGDIANRVLRAVVEAANAGASVLCLCEKGDAMIMEETSKIFKKEKEMKKGIAFPTSISVNNCVCHFSPLKSDQDYILKDGDLVKIDLGVHVDGFIANVAHSFVIDASKENPVSGRKADVIKAAHLCAEAALRLVKPGNQNTQVTDAWNKIAHSFHCTPIEGMLSHQLKQHVIDGEKTIIQNPTDQQKKDHEKAEFEVHEVYAVDVLVSSGEGKAKDAGQRTTIYKRDPSKQYGLKMKTSRAFFSEVERRFDTMPFTLRAFEDEKKARMGVVECAKHELLQPFNVLYEKEGEFVAQFKFTVLLMPNGPMRITSGPFEPELYKSEFEVQDGELKALLQSSASRKTQKKKKKKASKNAENATTGETAEENEAGD
- the ZC3H10 gene encoding zinc finger CCCH domain-containing protein 10 — protein: MPDRESYNTGSSGDEVDATADDICRDFLRNVCKRGKRCRFRHPDISEVTNLGVRKNEFIFCHDFQNKECVRLNCRFIHGTKEDEDCYKKTGELPPRLRQKVAAGLGLSPADLPNSKEEVPICRDFLKGDCQRGAKCKFQHLQRDYEYEARGMAAREQGIVPAGRRYDAYDAIYDPDRYDDHEPVLKRRRADGLHFETYEYSFGGPRGVEYRLLEEENMMLRKRVEDLKKQVNNLLATNEVLLEQNAQFRNQAKVMTLSSTPAATEQTLAPTVGTVTNYNHSIAQTHTTLSSQALQPRPVSQQDLVAPAGAQAAPPANAAPPMNPEITPLSAALAQTIAQGMAPPVSMAPVAVSVAPVAVSMAQPLGGITMSHATTPMVTYPIASQSMRITAMPH